The following are from one region of the Rosistilla carotiformis genome:
- a CDS encoding thioredoxin family protein has product MNKIMGIGLLALIVYYGYNHYSSDGLAGITGNYSDADFEKQIEGPGLVLVKFGAPWCGPCRMIDEQLEHVTGNVEVVKINVDRNRALASKFKVSGIPHTVIFRDGKPLGQFTGYRDAKAISSWARQFGSEVAPVQNASTGGSMLQPNGVKTNPYAT; this is encoded by the coding sequence ATGAACAAGATCATGGGCATCGGGCTGCTTGCGCTCATCGTCTACTACGGCTACAACCACTACTCCAGCGACGGATTGGCGGGAATCACCGGCAACTACTCCGACGCCGACTTCGAGAAACAGATCGAAGGCCCGGGCTTGGTGCTGGTGAAGTTTGGGGCCCCTTGGTGTGGTCCCTGTCGGATGATCGACGAGCAACTGGAGCATGTCACCGGGAACGTCGAAGTGGTCAAGATCAACGTCGATCGCAACCGCGCGTTGGCTAGCAAATTTAAAGTCTCGGGGATCCCGCACACCGTGATCTTCCGCGACGGTAAACCGCTGGGACAGTTCACCGGCTACCGCGACGCCAAAGCGATCTCGTCGTGGGCTCGCCAGTTCGGATCGGAAGTCGCCCCGGTGCAAAACGCATCGACCGGCGGATCGATGCTGCAACCCAACGGCGTCAAAACGAATCCCTACGCCACCTAA